The region CGAAACATATTCGGGACTGGCCAACTTCGCCTTTTCCCCAATTACTTCAGAGAGTTTCTTCAGATCTACTCGCATATCTCCAGATAGAATCACTAGGATTGGATTCTCAGCTTTCAATACTATGCTTTTGGCAATTTGAGCAACCTCACACCCTAGATGTTCAGCAGCAGAAGCTGACGTTTTTGCCTGCTCCGCTTTGAACATAATGATTTCTCCATTTATGGAATTCTCTTCAATGTATGATTTTACTTCTTCTACTCCTCTCACACCATCCCTATTCCGACTATCACTAAACAGATTACGCTATCATTTAGGCTATAATTCTATTAACCGCCTACTAAAATGACACATTAACGGGCCGGTAGATCAGTCTGGAAGATCGCCTCCTTGGCATGGAGGAGGGCGCGAGTTCAAATCTCGCCCGGTCCACCACTTGGTGTTGTATGGAAATTCCTCCAGAAATCGAGTCTACCATCACGGAGTTCACTCCGGAAATCCTGTCGACCGTTGCAAAGGGTTTTGCTCTTGGCACAGTTATGCTTTCATCAGGTGCACTCGTACGTTATCTAAACATCAGAGTAAATTACACTCGAAAGCTTAATCATTTTGCAATATTCTTCTTACCTGTTTTCATAGATCAACAATTTAATGCTGAAACTTTCACCGATTTCATATATTTGGCCATAAGCGCCATAGTTTCCACTTTAACTTTGACTGTTTTCTACGAACCCATCAGGAAATCATTCCCCCCATTTCAGTTGATGTTTGAAGGGCTTGATAGGCCTGAAGATAGACCCTATACCTTAACTTGGATATTCACTCAATTTGCAGCAGGTTTTGCCGTAATGCTTCCTATGATTTGGCTGTTTGG is a window of Candidatus Poseidoniia archaeon DNA encoding:
- a CDS encoding YbaK/EbsC family protein, with amino-acid sequence MRGVEEVKSYIEENSINGEIIMFKAEQAKTSASAAEHLGCEVAQIAKSIVLKAENPILVILSGDMRVDLKKLSEVIGEKAKLASPEYVS